Part of the Leptodactylus fuscus isolate aLepFus1 chromosome 6, aLepFus1.hap2, whole genome shotgun sequence genome, CAGGGTCAGTGTGAGGAAACTGATTAACAAATATATACAGGGGTTTTTGACTTTTATGACTTTTGTAAAATGGAAACATCCAAGCCCTGAAACCGCTCAATTTATTCTTCTTGTCACTACGGTTAGGCGGTGaggaggaacagggaaaatggAAGCCCCAAAAAACTATCCTTGGAAACTTCAAAAGTTATTCATCTCCTGCCCCAATCCATTTACAAAGAGAGAATATACAAGATCTACCCGTATTTTCTCCTCatgttatattttattatctCCAGGAATTGTCTATATTTACATGGGATTGTGTATGATTTTATATTGACTTAACGTTGAGCCAATCATGTTCCTACAGTATAGGATCCTCTCAGTAGATAAGGACAAGATGGCAGAGAAAATATtacatctcaccctagagatcctgcaccagcttactggagaggtgagagattctgatgatgtcacattacatcattcttatctatagtaataacagatgatatgactggagaggtgagggactctgggaatggatggagtgagatttattaatgtgtctctccataaacaggattacacagtagtgaagaagacctctagtgggcgctgtcaggctcctgtatctgaaggatgggggagaacccagagcccaatcccggggcctccacctcactccctgatgcatgaggagatcaatggacagaagatcctagaactcaccaacaagatgattgagctgctgactggagaggtgacactgctgggaatgctgggacattatacaggagcgttatgaagggatctggtgatgactgtatcattgtgttgtcaggttcctataaggtgtcaggatgtcactgtctatttgtccatggaggagtgggagtatttagaaggacacaaagatgtgtacaaggaggtgatgatggaggatcagcagcccctcacatcagcaggtaatagacatgactaaatacacacggcctctcattatctgtatggaaagaatgaattcagtccctgtatgtgtttcctccagttccatccagtaagagaaaatcaccggagagatgtcccagtcctcttctaccacaggactgtaaggaagaaaatgtcctccaggatgatcaggtagatggagataaggtgacatgaaatcttcctctgccctgtagaagggctgtgaaggtctcgtggtcagtctggttttatcccacagtattagatgttttctacttgtgtaatgagaaaggtggagatgggaggataaagctgaccatagacatgacatgtctggatcttctcacagttTTCTGGCTATGGAGGTTGCTGGTTGGAATATGGAACcaacatggtggatttatccagTAGACCTGCAACTATTTGGTCAGATAACTCCTGGTGTCACTTTTTGtggtcatgataatgaatgatcttttcttctcctataaaacatACCACGTGACTTCTCCAGCTTTTGTATCTGGGTGAAGATCTGAACGTTATTATTGTTCCGGAGACATATGTGAGGGGTGATGAGGAGTgtaaggaggacattcctacaagtGATCGCTCAGGTGAGTAGTTTTATCATAGGGATTCCATCATGTTTTTCGCATCAGTTTTTTTCCATTTGACAAATTTCATTAGAATCTATGTTTTGGGATAGACAATGTTGCGAGGACTTTCCACTGCTTTATAATTCTTAGTTACCATTCTGCTTGGACATTGCTATATTATGTCTTGCACCTGAATCTGGATTTGGTTGTTCATTGGGTTAGAgttacttattttatttatttttcctgtacgatgaacgtagcagaaaaaaaaaagcaccgagccaccatttttttgctgttttgcctctgataaaaattttaataaaacgtgatcaaagcaaaaaccattccccaaaatagtacaactaaaaagtacacttggccctgcaaaaaagacgccctatgcatccctgaacacagaaatataaaaaagttacaggtgtctgaatatggcgacttttagaaaatacaaatgttattattgatattattattatatgtgttggatttttgttaaggggttaaagtgtaaataaaactatataaatttggtatccccggaattgtacccaaacatagaatacaggcgatatgtcattttggctgcagtgtcaacactataaaaataaagcccgtaagaaagacgcacaaatgcaatttttttttcctattctaCCTTACTCTATTTTCCAGCTTCAAAGTATATTGTAGAGAATAATAAATGCTACAATTATGAAGAGCAATTTATccggcaaacattaagccctcatatggctctgagaacggaaaactaaaaaagttatggcgtttGGAGGGCCaacgaaaatccaaaaatgccaccagtgggaaagggttaaatataaATAACATTAACATTTTTTTACTCCAATAAAGGCATCAAACTTGAGACCATTTTTTCAGTAAACTATGTAGAAGCTGTCAAGAAATGGGGATGAGGAAACCAATTAAGTCAATTCTGAGTGGTAGAGATGGTATCAAGTACTCCATCAGAGACCTCACTAGTTGTTACACAAAGGCTCCATTAGTTATGGTTTTGAGTGAATTAAACTagattggagggggggggggggtaattgtaTTTACCAAATTTCACAAGCTAAATCCCGGTGGATATTTATTCTAAACACTTTGGTACTAATAGAGTTAAACAGTGATATCGAATTGTTTGCATTCTAGCCCCTTAAGTAATGATAGGGTTACTATGATGATGAGATTTTGGTGGgagtttgtatttatttattgcatGTTGAAAGTGGCTACCGACAATGTAGAGATAActcttcatgtcctcctgcacatgtggttttacacACCGCTAGAAGgccaacagtgccctgaattcagcgcactgtcttctTTTCCGCTATGCGCCCGGAtaccagagatatcggtgctctTAGTTTCGGCACCGGCATCTCCCCACTATCAAAAAGGTAGATAGGTTCATCACTGGACTGAGGAAGGCCCCAccctgactgtactctaacataacCTTGAAATGTCAGGGGGACATTTCTCCCAGGCCAGgaatgatgctaggctgtaaggcccacctttcTAGCAGTGGAAAGAGTTTtgtgcagcgtttttttgttgcagtctgctacatggggctttagcccaagatagtttttctttctttaaatCTCTTCAATAAATAATCAGTTTTCTTCTTCACAGATGACTGTATCAGGAcctcagagggacatctcatatcttcaggttataaagcagatgatggtggtatcacacaagatacatatgaagaacatgtcattatcccagatataccctcagcccttcacagcaaagatctATCATCTGATCCTTCTACACAGGTCCAATCTTCTGATGCATCACAGACTGAGAAGAAGGATAAAAGCCACAGAAGGAGTGGTGTACATTGGAGAAATTACTCAAAAACATATCCTTGTTCtgcatgtggaaaatgttttatccagaaatcagatcttgctagacatgagagaattcacacaggagagaagccatattcatgctcaaaaTGTGGGAAAATATTTAGCTATAAATCAGTGCTtgatagacatcagagaattcacactggggagaaaccattttcatgttcagtatgcgggaaatgttttaatCACAAATCAGGTCTAGTTGAACATCAGAgcattcatacaggagagaagccgttttTGTGTTcagtatgtgggaaatgtttttatcACAAAGCAGGTTTAGTTAAGCATCAGAGCATTCATAAGTTGGAGAAGCCATTTtcgtgctcagaatgtgggaaatattttcgaCAGAAATCAGAATTACTTAAACACCAaataattcacacaggggagaaaccatttttGTGTTCAGCATGCGGGAAGTGTTTTTGTTACAAATCAGGTCTAGTCAAacaccagagaattcacacaggggagaagccattttcatgtttagTGTGTGGAAAAACTTTTAATGATACCTCAGTGCTTGCTAAACAtcgaagaattcacacaggacagaaaccaTTTTCTTGTTCAGAATGTAACAAATGTTTTTACTCTAAATCAGATCTTgtcaaacatcagagaattcacacaggggagaagccatattcatgttcagaatgtgggaaatgttttaatacTACATCAtcacttgttaaacatcagaggattcacacaggggagaagccattttcatgtttagaatgtgggaaatgctttacaaACAAATCAacacttgttagacatcagagtgttcacacaggagaaaagccatattcatgttcagaatgtggaaaatgttatactaacaaatcaaatcttgttcaacaTGAGAAACGTCACATAGAgaagaaaccatattcatgttccatatgtgggaaatgttttaaccataaatcagttcttgttaaacatcggagaagtcacacaggagagaagccatattcatgttcagagggTGGAAAACATTTTAGTTATACATCAGTTCTTGTACACCAGAGAATTGATGCAGGAGAGAAAccgttttcatgttcagaatgtgagaaatgtttttcaCAGGAATCAGATCTTATTAGACATGTGAGGACACACACAGAGGATCAGCCATCAGCCACGTAAACTATCTTTGTTGACATCAAAACAACCTCACACAAAGTGACGCAATCATGTACTTTTTTCTAAACTTATTTTCACATGAAATTAAACATTGTCAACTTACTCTAATCCCGATTGGTCTTTCTGGTTATTGCTCTcccatagggttgagcgattgggattggaaaagatcggatcccgatcggtgattgagcaaatttcacgaccaggattggctggaaaatgatcgaaaatcgaattttgaaatctcaagatcggctcaaccctactgtatatataatatacaattagggttgagcgatcgggaaagatcagatcccgatcgtcgattgagcaaatttcacgatcgggatcggctggaaaatgatcggaaattggattttaaaattgatcctgaaatctcaagatcggctcaaccctactctcccACTAAATGCGTAAATCTTTTGCTCCACCACTCCCCTCGGGCTATGAGCATTCTCTGTATATAAGATCCAAAAATATGTTATGGTAGCTCCCTCTAATGGtctttttgttaaagggattttaccattaaccttttcgctgccaagggtctctggaaattttgcacctccagttgccagagcaattttcacagttttgagatggacaactcaaacctaaattgcaacattaaaaaaaagcatccaacccccccatacctatatattttcttaaattagacacctgcagcattgtcagaatgccacttggtactgtatacgaacaggcaccttcatgcaattttgatttaaagtgaatgttttatgaaaaaatgcaaataaatgtatattagttgttaaaagcggaaaccaaacaaaaaattaaatgcaccaaacctcctaaaaatatgagttcaacatgtgcagagttcatacatatcactatggcctgaacccgcatgcacgtgtcttcagaaaatcgctagaactggaaggaacaaaaatctgctttgaagctggaaatgttaaaaaagtatcatcctataaaatgtagggattacacaccatgaaaagtaagtgaacccctaaaccctatatattttttgaaagtagacaacctgaagattacaaatgtcttaatgggtcatcgatagccacatccaccttcatgcaactttgcgaccaacacaaataattttttgaaaaaatacgctaaaacacatatttgcacctaaaactcatgttcaatctctcacattcatatacaaaatacttttaaaataatagattatggtgtatacaatgtgtaaatatactatatctactgcaaacatcaactacaacaagagctcggactctcaaaaacacaaatacagaagacaagcaggattttgctgttgttccctaatatgttaaaaagctatactacacctaccaaactgtgactgtgataccaaaatctatcttttttcagagtacacagcataccgtatataaaaacacaatttaatagtttatatatacaaccaccttcattcaactttgccgcaaacagattgctagcaaaaattgcgcaaaaattcaaatttgccactaaagtgcggctcaagaaatccctttctgcaaacataatgtactgtccataaaactgcaatatgtgaggagttcatacataccacacatgtatatatttacaggggtgggtggtaaagaatcgccaaaatcgcagaaatgcgccatcccattttgtgcatgcaaattaaataggactttacataaaaatgttattttccatccccctataaaaattttagcaatctatacgttcatctctagtgataatcgttattactattattttagtgtgtaacggacatcactagagacgtattttactgtagaaagctcaggtatagacaggacagggattgggtgaaatgtaaactttatttgcgactttatgtatatgttgtgtaagtgtttggtgcaacttttttttgggggggctgcgacctggacaatggtaaacgtctgggtcacagcgccaataaacttcctggttatgttcaggaggtataacataagaatagcccactagtaaagctcaggggggaattacattataactgtatgtgacaatcagagacaaatgtatagtatacgctctgattggcaggagaagggttaatagggacaatagagtccctgccacccccctcctgctgtcacatacaagttatgcagagagtctgatcgtttctctgtctctctctctctctctgctgaaatgctccgtgtccctctccctttcctgttatagatcgcaaattgcttgcttagacaggaggagggggggggtacactttggagctctatatctttggactgcatcaacatatcttgatgctttcaattgcattttaaataggagaatcttatctttaaaatgatatcaagtactcgatgattggatgtacagttttggagcaattcactgttgaaacgctgtcgggaattgagatctgcagttggatctcaatgccaaatagtgttttcaacagtgaatcgttccaagactgtaagtaaaatcatcaagtccctggtatcattttaaagatgagagtctcttctttaaaatgcattttaaagcgtcaagatatgttgatgcagtccagagatatgggcattagtagggaggatgtagtaactacgtcctccgctactgaagtgccaccttgggagcacgtacagtgtacgtgcctggcattgaaagggttaaaacctcttttttttgtggataagacgtaggtttagcctttagaaaggctattcgtctcttacctttagacgtagtctccgctgcgccgttccttagaaataccagtttttaccgatatgcaaatgagttctcttgtagcgatgggggcgggccccagtgctcaaacagcgcccccacagtataataatacgaGTTTAGTTTCGGCTGTGTTTGGTCCGATCAAAACTGCTGAATGAGGACTCAGGCTGCCCATGTCAGGTAAATAAGCCTCACGTGCCAAGAGTGGTTGCGACCCCTGCCCTATACTAATGTTGTAAATCTTCCATCCATATGTGGCGTATCCCTTTTCTCAGCATGAACCTTGCCGATCACCATCCTATGTAGAAGTGAGCAGTTTGTATACTGTAAGCTCGTTCTATGCAGGTGCCTTCATTGTGAAGTCATCAAGGTTGGGGATGTCATAATGATTTTAGAATTCCAATGCCAAAGGTCAAtctcatttttattttaaatttaatttaatatttattgagaaaaaaaaatttcaaataagGGAAAAAGAATGCAGGGGAAATAACATGATCCTACAACAGACCATGGAAGGAGTGACATCATACATATAATACCAGTGTACAGTTGAAGAATAAGAACAACTGCACACCACATGAGTAAGTACGACTCTTTCCGTCGACAACTCAAGGTCGCGTCAACTGGATCTGGGAGCTGAGAAAAAagaaagggagggaaggaagggggagggaggatgtgagaaaacagtaaaataataacAACCGCAACAACATAATAGAATGAACACTTATCTACGTCCAACTTATCTACGTCCACAGCATATAAAATTTAAATCTCGGTCAAGAGACTAAGGAGGTGCCCAgcggtacagtcaccactaactcAATTAAGAAAAGCTGCTATCAGGGAGCTCCAGAGGAAGGAGGCAAAATCCGGGGTTGGGAGTCCCTTTTGTTCCTTACATAAGAAGACCAAAGGGTCCGTTTGGTCtgaaatttagaaaaagtgtgcccTTTACTGGCCAGCATACATTCCAGTATAAAAGCTAGGTTGACATGATGGAACAGCTCATTTACAGTCAAACATAATGCTGATTTCCATTGCCGGGCAATCATGGACCTAGCCGCTAGGATTATGTGGCCCAAGACAACCTGCGTACCCGTTGGAAAAGAGCCGGGATCCAAGAAACACAGCGCTAATCCTGGGGAGGGAGGAATAGGGAGACCAACAATGGAAGACATGAACTGAAACACTGCTACCCAAAACGCCTGAATTGGGGGACACTCCCACCACATATGAATAAATGAGCCTACACGACCCCAGCCCTGCCAACATAGCCTTGAGGTAGAGGAATTCATTTGACCCAATTGAACAGGAGTCCTCTACTAGTGCAGCCTAATTTTTTGTGCCGTCTCCCAATGGGAAGCACCCCTGGACACCTTCTTAACAAATCCAAAGGCCTCATGCCACTCCgtcaggggaatggttctggctAGGTCAGCTTCCCAACGCAATAGGCAAAGGGGTTTGACCTGCGTAGATGGAGTCGAGAGAACACTATAGAATGCAGAGGTGCCACCTCGGGCAGGAGGAGACTGTCTTCATAACCGAAAGGCAGgtcaaattcatttttataattagcaaaacatttgatttttttaaacTAAGAGAAACCCTTTAATAATCCTTAGACATGtccttgtatttattttttttctattacgtTATATTTCTATAGCCCTGAGTTAAGAAATATAGAACAAGTCTGTTATATATAGAACTTCCTATAAGCTATAACATGAAACCCCTAGACAGTACTGAGTACACATCCAGggaacaggcattgagatagtcaggacctatacagtcctatgaaaaagtttgggcacccctattaatcttaatcatttttagttctaaatattttggtgtttgcagcagccatttcagtttgatatatctaataactgatggacacagtaatatttcaggattgaaatgaggtttattgtactaacagaaaatgtgcaatatgcattaaaccagaatttgaccggtgcaaaagtatgggcacctcaacagaaaagtgacattaatatttagtagatcctccttttgcaaagataacagcctctagtcgcttcctgtagcttttaatcagttcctggatcctggatgaagggattttggaccattcctctttacaaaactattcaagttcagttaagtttgatggcccGCATAATTCATTCGtatgggcagtgtgcggcaagcacacgaagcccattatagtctatgggctccatgtgctttgcaagcacatcgcttgcaattgcgattacaTTCCGTCCGTGGGGTTCTCcatgcggatggaatacaagcgctagtgtgaaccaacccttagggcctttttcaactctgtggtagcattagccattttcttcggagtggccttctgggggagcagtatatcagccagggacagaaatagacctgacaggctgattagaagggccagctctgtcctggggagccccgtggtcacagtacaggtggtgggtgacagaaggatactgtctgtggtgacttccatgctggaaaacaactgccatctcatgtatgagaccgtgatagcactgggcagtactgtcagtgactgactgcttcaccccaagtgtgagatggagcggtatcggagatccttcctcccaaccgcggtcaggctgtataatctacatcagaccaaggggaaatcactccgcacagaaaactaaattatcctgagtctttctttttcttcttagttgctatgactcctagtatcttttctatctgctatgagcttgtatgtgttctttattataatatacaattactgtataatccatggtgctgtaacacactgaatttccccatggtgggactattaaaggaaaggGATTATCTTATAACAGCTCTGCAAATACCCATTACACACATACAACACATATATGTGTGCATTACAGACAGTGCCCTGTAGAAGgcttatataatacacacacagctctgctacgtacacatcatacacacacagttcttatccatacacatcatacacacacagctctactccgtacacatcatacacacacggctctgctccatacatgtcatacacacacagctctgctccgtacacatcatacacacacagctctgctccgtacacatcatacacacagagatctgctccatacacatcatacacacacagctctgctccgtacacatcatacacacacagctctgctccgtaaacatcatacacacacagctctgctccgtacacatcatacacatacagctctgctccatacacgtcatacacacacggctctgctccgtacacatcatacacacacagctctgctccgtacacatcatgcacacacagctctgctccatacacatcatacacacacagctctgctccgtacacatcatacacatacagctttgctccatacacgtcatacacacacagctctgctccatacacatcatacacacacagctctgctcagtacacatcatacacacacagctctgctcagtacacatcatacacacacagttctgctccATCCACACTGTAACTACATCCTGATCCTGACACGTACACTTCAGCTCATCCAGCACCGACCACAACCAGCACAGCAGAGTTCTGTATACACTGAGCAGAGTGCATAACCCTGATCATGTGATTGATTGACTCCTCCCAcacgtgactgatcacatgactatgacatcatcacaggtcctgtaacccCAGAGTGAGTATATTCTTAGTATATAGCTGTacaggtggaggtatgtgtgtgtgtatatgtatacctATATATCTATAGTTACCGTTGCTGGCTTTCAGGATATTTACTGGACCAAATGtcgcattaaccctttcattactGGAGTGGTAACCTCCATCTTTTATTACTGAATCTATTTTGGCGCATTCCAAGAGCCAGAAATTTTCTTTCCTTGTGTAGCCGTATGAGAGAGATTTCCCGCGTTCCTTGTGCGTTGTATATTCAGGTCAGTATTGTTGTAGTAATTCCATATATATGTAAGTTTTATCTATTTTACTAAATAATATTGTAAGTTGGCGGGTCCAGTATTTGGCAATGTCTTTGTTCTTTGAGACTGGTCATTTGTATTAACTTTTTAACCTATTGTCAGCCAAAATCTGCCATTCGTGAAGAGTTGTATGTGTATGACCAGATTAAGAGGGTAATTGGTACTGAAGACCaatccacaggacaggtcatctGTATCAGACTGGTCGGGGTGCGATATCTGGACCCCGTTCCGATTATCTGTTTGAGCTGCTGGAATCCATATAATAGGTCTACAGCTGGAAGCAGCGACCGGAGCAGGGCTACTTCTGGTCATGTGTTACGGCCAGAGTAAGAAGcaagatatagaaaaaaaaatcctaaaaatgtttccttctccagGAGATCAGGATTAAAAAAGGTATAACAATTGAGACATAAGTATATCCCGATGTTACCTATATATGCCTCAAGGAGGTCTGTCTGTCCCTCAACTCAAGTAACGTAATTTTCGTATCTAATTTGGTTTATTGTGATAATGAAGGTAAGATAATACTAAGTAATCCTAAAGATCAGACACACAATAAGATATCCTGTAGGTATAAAAAGACTCAGAAGACTAGGGCCACATGTGTGTCGGGCTCTCTGTTGTTGGGATCCACTGGGAGAGCGGGTTAGCTGGACAgcaaaaacagtggttacccgtaGATATCGGACGACTCTATTGGCTCTAATAATTATAGCTGTTATGTTCTCATTTATGTTCAGGTTCCTAGAATACAGGAGTCTCTCTGTGGACATTCTCCTGATTGACCCATCAAGGATGGAGAGAGACAGGGGCAAGAAGGCAGAAAGTATATTAACTGTCACCCTAGAGATCctgtaccagcttactggagaggtgagagattctgatgatgtcacattacatcattcttatctatagtaataacagatgatatgactggagaggtgagggactctgggaatggatggagtgatatttattaatgtgcctctccataaacaggattacacagtagtgaagaagacctctagtgggcactGTCAGGTTCCTGtatctgaaggatgggggagaaccctgagcccaatcccagggcctccacctcattccctgatacatgaggacatcaatggacagaagatcctagaactcaccaacaagattattgagctgctgactggagaggtgacactgctgggaatgctgggacattatacaggagcgctatgaagggatctggtgatgactgtatcattgtgttgtcaggttcctataaggtgtcaggatgtcactgtctatttct contains:
- the LOC142209078 gene encoding uncharacterized protein LOC142209078; protein product: MLPTGAEVAGTQASAEEEAWQNPRSYRILSVDKDKMAEKILHLTLEILHQLTGEDYTVVKKTSSGRCQAPVSEGWGRTQSPIPGPPPHSLMHEEINGQKILELTNKMIELLTGEVPIRCQDVTVYLSMEEWEYLEGHKDVYKEVMMEDQQPLTSAVPSSKRKSPERCPSPLLPQDCKEENVLQDDQLLYLGEDLNVIIVPETYVRGDEECKEDIPTSDRSGIKLETIFSVNYVEAVKKWG